In the Arachis stenosperma cultivar V10309 chromosome 8, arast.V10309.gnm1.PFL2, whole genome shotgun sequence genome, aaataaaaaacaaataatttctttaattttttaataattaatatgtaaaaatgagtatttaaattaattaaataataataaatttttaaaaaatctgaaaaaaaagctgaattttaaagaataagtaacttttttttctaattacCAAACAGAAACAATAATCAAATTGATTGTAATACTTTTTGGCCATATCAATGTGCCTAACTTTAAATATGGAAGAACTGATTTAATTGTGTATAAAAATTGAGAGAATATTTAAGTAAGTTTAGAGTGAGAAGCGGGTCTCTCTCTACCCTCACACGCCTGGCACGTACACCTGAAAGGTTCAGTTTTACCTTGAAGAGTGCACAGTAGTTCCTTGGCTTCCGCATTCTTCAAAGCACACAACATAttggagaaagaaaaaaacaaattaGGGTTTCGCATTTGCGGAGATGGCACTGTGCAGCCGAATCAGATCGGGGATTTCAGTCTTCAACAAATTAGCGTTCGCCGCTTCCCAGAGATCCACTCTCCAACGATCTCTCATTGCCCCTTCCAATTCCCTGGTGAGTTATTCAACCTAAATCCTTTTCATCTGTTTAATACTTGAACCTCTCAAATCAATTTTCAGATCATTTGATAACACCGTTGATTGTTGTCGATTTGGAATTTGCctttttttttcagatttttttccTCTAAAATAAGTCGAAGGTTTTCATTTCCTCCGCTGAATAACTTCTCATTTTCCGAAAAGATTTTATAGTAATCTGTTTTTTTAAGTTGTTGCGTTGAGGCATGTGTTTGAGATGTATAATGAACATACTTTTCTTTACCGtctgatttttatttatttattttttaaaaaagaatttttttaatatatattttatctgTTGCTTTTGATTTGATTCATAACAGTCTGATTAATTTTCCATGAATTCTTTGTAATctgtttttatattttgttgcGTTGAGGCATGATTTTGAAGTAAAAGAATCTCCTGCTTTTTGTGCCTGTTGATAACTTGTACTGTGTTGTTTGTGCTGAGGTTTTATACTGTTGCATACTTGTTCATTTCACCATTTCATGTTTCAGGAATGGTTTTTATTGGCCGCATTTtagtgtttattttatttttaataatttgttCCCCTACATGATATGCTTTCAGGTCTCTAGAGGTTATGCCAATGTGCCAGGGGCAAAGGAAGATAAAGTTAAGGTAATTGGACATATTGTTTGTGTCATAATTCCTTAATACACTTCAGCCTGATGTAGAAGAAATTGTGCTTAGACTGTGATtgatagaagaagaaaatacgAACTTATAACTGATTGAATATGAATCTAAATTCAATGACTTTTCACTTAGTTAATTGTTATGTTTATAATCTAAATTCAATGAATTGttgatttatatttcatttGGGTCAGATTGAATtgttcaaaaaattttgtttcatcCTTGAGCCACCGTGCTTGTTATTGATGGGTTCAGAATTTTGTCTTATTATTTCTTGATTGCATCTATAGGTGCCACTGGCTATGTTTGGTGGCTCTGGAAACTATGCCTCTGCTTTGTATATTGCAGCAGTGAAAGCTAATTCAGTCGAAAAGGTTGAGTCCGAGATTCTTCAGTTTGTTGAGGCAGTTAAGAACAGTACTAAAGTTTCCCAGTTCATAAGTGACTTGTCTGTGAAGAAAGATATTAGAGTAAAGGTTATTGAAGACATTGCTGGTCAATCTAAGTTTTCTGATGTTACAAAGAACTTCCTTGGTATGTTTGCTTCCTATGGTAGTATATTTTGGCAAACATAATTGTTACGTATACATAATTATAAATTCtgaattacttttattttattgtttgaAATATATTGAACCAGAGAAGTTAGTACATCAGATTTTCCTATACAGACTTTTGGTGATTCTCttgtgtttttagtttttgatgTCTGTGCATCTTTTATGGGTTCTCATCCACTCACATATATTCTGGGAGAGGGATAATATACATTTTATGGATAAACATATTGAATGCTTGTTTTGCATTTTGAGCTTCTTTGATTCtcttttctccccttttttgtTTTGCTACTATGAAGGATTCTCCTattcattttgtttttaattttttgccTCAGGGAATTTTGTCTAAGGGTTTATAGAGCAAATTTAACTGAGTAGTTGCCTCTCAGGCATGCAAGCAAAATGTAATGAATTAGGAAGTATTCCAGGCTCTTATACTTGTTAACAGCTAACAATATTATAAGTCTCCTCAACTATATTTTCTATAGCAATTACACTAACACACCAAAcaaattattcaataaaatgTCACCCAACACCCCTATCATATTCATATTTTGTTTATCACTTCCCTTTAATCCTTGTTAAATTTCCTACTTGAATAATGTTTCATTTTAATTGTGTTTgtaatttgtacatattttattatcaatttttttagcCAGTTCTTCTCGGGCATTATTACATTCAGATTATTCTCATGTTACTAGACCACGTACCTCGTGTCAGTCATTCAATTCTTCTATTAGATTTTATGCCTCTAGCTTCATTTATTGCATTCATAAGTGATTAATTGAACTCCTTGCTCAAAATATCCCCAACTTTGCTGTCCTTTGAATGCTGGAAATAGACTGCTTCTTCCTGGGTTGCGGAAATTAAAGCTTTTATTCTAGCACAATAGCATTAATAAATCTGGCCTTTGAATTATTAGGGATCAGTTTATACTAGTGCTAGGAAATATGAATTATGTTCTATGAGCACCCTTTTATTTGGGTCTTAAGACTGACCTTTGTGTGTTATTGAGCTTCACAAATTATGCTGCATTATGACTGTCTTAATTCTCAGATTAATTCATTTATCTTAGTATAAGGTGGACATAAGAGTTTTTAGATATGGTGATATCATAAAAAGTTTTACTTTTGATTTACTTATTTTCCCATATGAAATATGAGTATGATACGATTATGcaataataattttatcttAGTCATCAAGTGATACACATCATGGTACTTTGATGTTTGCTTCTTGTTTCCTGGGAGTTTCATCAGTTTCTTGGCTGTCTCTTTTAATACTTTGAGACTTCATTTATCTGAGTTTTGGCAAATGCTATACCATTTTTTCAGACATTAAAGTTTATTgattaatttatctttttttaaagtCCTTGTCGCTGAGAATGGGAGGCTTAAAAACATTGAAACTATTGCAAAGAGGTATAGGGAGTTGGCAATGGCATACAAGGGAGAAGTGAAAGCCATTGTGACAACAGTGATTGTAAGTAGTACTTCTTTTACGATTAGTTTCTGGCTAAAAGGAAATGCAACATACTACATATATTTACTCTGCAATGCTGAATTCATTTCCATTCGCATCAGGAGGATTGGATTATGTGTTCTCTAATAGAATGAACTTTATTGGATAAAATGGATACTTTCATGTAATTTCTGTCGTCAATATGTGTTCTTTATTCCATATGCATAATATTTTGAGAACATTGTTACTATCTTCCTCTGCTAGGTAGTTTCATGGTCTTTTTGCATGTGTATTTGTACCTCTATTTATGTATCTTCCTCAGAAATTAATTCGTTGATTATATTTTACCATAATTGtcttattgattttatatatatgttctACGCATGTTATTTTGGTGTTACTGGGATATATTCAGAGAAAAGTTTGTTTGTGAATTGATCTAATGCTATCTCATAAAACCACTTTGTGAATAGTAGTTGCATATCTAATtctaattttctatatttttgttcCAGCCTCTTCCTGCCGAGGAAGAGAAGGCACTGAAGGAGACCCTTCAGCAGATGTTAGGCACTGGGGCAAAGGTTCATCTTGAGCAGAAGGTATCAGCGTGATCCCCTTCTTGCcaaacccccccccccccccctccccCTCCTTCCTCTCCCT is a window encoding:
- the LOC130946666 gene encoding ATP synthase subunit O, mitochondrial, with translation MALCSRIRSGISVFNKLAFAASQRSTLQRSLIAPSNSLVSRGYANVPGAKEDKVKVPLAMFGGSGNYASALYIAAVKANSVEKVESEILQFVEAVKNSTKVSQFISDLSVKKDIRVKVIEDIAGQSKFSDVTKNFLVLVAENGRLKNIETIAKRYRELAMAYKGEVKAIVTTVIPLPAEEEKALKETLQQMLGTGAKVHLEQKIDPSILGGLVLEFSQKVFDMSIKTRAQQMERILREPISIADI